One part of the Xylanimonas allomyrinae genome encodes these proteins:
- a CDS encoding SpaH/EbpB family LPXTG-anchored major pilin yields the protein MHTHTRLARRVGLALLAASLLAAWTTSAASAAGAAGIDQQRTGSITVTKNRSPQDGASPQAIAGVEFTVERLATYRAEPVDLSTSAGWQTAQAFLAAPPSLDRTAAATFDAPEPPRVTDRAGQATFALLPLGVYRVSQTDAPAGVAAAQDFWVSIPFADPVRPGAWLYDVAAYPKSDVESDGTKTVSDLGAVGPVTWTVAFTVPPVPLTSFTIRDELDPRLAYVADQVPAVSLVTADQRPPTAFTPLEYVVTHKAGVVQLEFTDVGIARLMADDAVGATVVLTFETTVTGTGAIANAATADINRNPTLAITTDSVETHWGRLEVMKADRAGRPLAGAVFEVWAARVQDFTAAKVVAPLEPTDGTGRTSSGTLRHGTFANGGPLAPGDDATWFYWLVEVQAPAGYARLTEPIPFTVDSATTTLTVTNVQIDQDPTLPQTGGAGTWPLTLGALSCSRAP from the coding sequence ATGCACACCCACACTCGGCTTGCCCGCAGGGTCGGCCTGGCGCTCCTCGCCGCCTCGCTCCTTGCCGCCTGGACGACCAGTGCCGCCAGTGCCGCCGGTGCCGCCGGCATCGACCAGCAGCGCACCGGATCGATCACCGTGACGAAGAACCGGTCCCCGCAGGACGGCGCGTCGCCGCAGGCGATCGCCGGTGTCGAGTTCACCGTCGAGCGCCTGGCAACCTACCGCGCGGAGCCCGTCGACCTCTCGACGAGCGCGGGCTGGCAGACCGCGCAGGCGTTCCTCGCCGCGCCGCCGTCGCTGGACCGGACTGCCGCCGCGACGTTCGACGCACCGGAGCCGCCCAGGGTGACCGACCGCGCGGGCCAGGCCACATTCGCGCTCCTGCCGCTGGGCGTCTACCGCGTCTCGCAGACCGACGCGCCGGCAGGGGTGGCCGCCGCACAGGACTTCTGGGTCAGCATCCCCTTCGCCGACCCGGTCCGTCCCGGAGCGTGGCTCTACGACGTCGCCGCGTATCCCAAGAGCGACGTCGAGAGCGACGGCACGAAGACCGTCTCCGACCTCGGCGCGGTCGGCCCCGTCACCTGGACCGTCGCGTTCACGGTCCCCCCGGTCCCGCTGACGTCGTTCACGATCAGGGACGAGCTCGACCCACGGCTGGCCTACGTCGCAGACCAGGTGCCCGCGGTCAGCCTCGTCACGGCCGACCAGCGTCCGCCGACAGCCTTCACTCCCCTGGAGTACGTCGTCACGCACAAGGCCGGCGTCGTCCAGCTGGAGTTCACGGACGTCGGCATCGCCCGGCTCATGGCCGACGACGCGGTGGGCGCGACCGTCGTCCTCACGTTCGAGACGACCGTGACCGGGACGGGCGCCATCGCGAACGCGGCAACGGCCGACATCAACCGCAACCCCACGCTCGCCATCACCACCGACAGCGTCGAGACCCACTGGGGACGGCTCGAGGTCATGAAGGCCGACCGCGCCGGCCGTCCGCTGGCCGGCGCGGTGTTCGAGGTCTGGGCCGCCCGTGTCCAGGACTTCACCGCGGCCAAGGTCGTCGCACCCCTTGAGCCCACCGACGGCACCGGCCGGACGTCGTCGGGAACGCTGAGGCACGGCACCTTCGCCAACGGCGGCCCGCTCGCTCCGGGGGACGACGCGACCTGGTTCTACTGGCTCGTCGAGGTCCAGGCGCCTGCCGGGTACGCACGCCTGACCGAGCCGATCCCCTTCACCGTCGACAGCGCCACGACCACGCTCACCGTGACGAACGTGCAGATCGACCAGGACCCGACCCTGCCTCAGACCGGCGGCGCCGGGACGTGGCCGCTCACCCTCGGGGCGCTCTCGTGCTCGCGGGCGCCGTGA
- a CDS encoding ABC transporter ATP-binding protein has translation MTMPHSPAMGGRGAGRGMRTFLQDSSVTEHRLARTTLRRVLTFARPYRGRLAFFLVLLALDAAAGAATPLLFRHLIDDGIGAGDRGLVVTLAAGAALLAILSAGLSVAERWVSSFVGEGLILDLRTAVFNHVQRMPLAFFSRTRTGALVQRLNGDVLGAQQAFTSTLQTVVSNGLTITFTLAAMLAMSWRLTLLALVLLPAFVLPARWFGKRLATLTREGYELNADAGQLMNERFNVAGAHLAKVFGDPARESERYRALARRLRDLGVRRALLGTWFRVGLTTLASLAVAVVYGLGGLEAISGELTVGVVVALTAYLGRLYGPLTAMSNVQVDVMTALVSFERVLEVLDLEPSVAEKPDAADLRRAVAARGASIELDAVTFRYPRADEVSLASLEAVATLRKDPVGDTLHEVSFAVPAGAMVALVGPSGAGKTTVSQLVSRMYDPTSGSVRIAGLDLRDVTLDSLRGTVGVVSQEAHLFHDTIAENLRYARPGATDAELAAALRGAHIWDLVAGLPEGLETVVGDRGYRLSGGERQRLAIARLLLKAPDVVVLDEATAHLDSESEAAVQAALDVALSGRTSLVIAHRLSTVRAADLIVVLEDGRVAESGTHAALLAAGGLYADLYATQFADTTTV, from the coding sequence ATGACCATGCCTCACTCCCCCGCCATGGGCGGACGCGGCGCAGGCCGCGGAATGCGGACCTTCCTCCAGGACTCGTCCGTCACCGAGCACCGCCTGGCGCGCACGACGCTGCGCCGCGTGCTCACCTTCGCCCGGCCCTACCGCGGCCGGCTCGCGTTCTTCCTCGTGCTGCTCGCGCTCGACGCCGCCGCGGGCGCCGCGACACCGCTGCTGTTCCGCCACCTCATCGACGACGGCATCGGCGCGGGCGACCGCGGCCTCGTCGTCACGCTCGCCGCCGGCGCGGCGCTGCTCGCGATCCTCTCGGCCGGCCTGTCGGTCGCCGAGCGCTGGGTCTCCTCGTTCGTCGGCGAAGGGCTCATCCTCGACCTGCGCACCGCGGTGTTCAACCACGTCCAGCGGATGCCGCTCGCGTTCTTCTCCCGAACCCGCACCGGCGCCCTCGTGCAACGCCTCAACGGCGACGTGCTCGGCGCCCAGCAGGCGTTCACCTCGACCCTCCAGACGGTCGTCTCCAACGGACTGACCATCACCTTCACGCTCGCCGCGATGCTCGCGATGTCCTGGCGGCTGACGTTGCTCGCGCTCGTGCTGCTGCCGGCGTTCGTGCTGCCCGCCCGATGGTTCGGCAAGCGGCTGGCCACCCTGACGCGCGAGGGCTACGAGCTCAACGCCGACGCCGGGCAGCTCATGAACGAGCGGTTCAACGTCGCCGGGGCGCATCTCGCCAAGGTCTTCGGCGACCCCGCCCGCGAGTCCGAGCGGTACCGGGCCCTGGCTCGCCGCCTGCGCGACCTCGGCGTGCGCCGTGCCCTGCTGGGCACCTGGTTCCGCGTCGGGCTGACGACGCTCGCCTCGCTCGCCGTCGCCGTCGTGTACGGGCTCGGTGGGCTCGAGGCGATCTCGGGCGAGCTGACCGTGGGCGTCGTCGTCGCGCTGACCGCCTACCTCGGCCGCCTCTACGGGCCGCTCACCGCCATGAGCAACGTGCAGGTCGACGTCATGACGGCGCTGGTGAGCTTCGAGCGCGTGCTCGAGGTGCTCGACCTCGAGCCCTCCGTCGCCGAGAAGCCCGACGCCGCCGACCTGCGCCGCGCCGTCGCCGCGCGCGGCGCGAGCATCGAGCTCGACGCCGTCACGTTCCGCTACCCGCGTGCCGACGAGGTGTCCCTCGCCTCGCTCGAGGCGGTCGCAACGCTCCGCAAGGACCCCGTGGGCGACACCCTGCACGAGGTCTCCTTCGCGGTCCCCGCCGGCGCCATGGTCGCCCTCGTCGGTCCGTCGGGCGCTGGCAAGACGACGGTCTCCCAGCTCGTGTCCCGCATGTACGACCCGACGTCCGGGTCCGTGCGCATCGCAGGACTCGACCTGCGCGACGTGACGCTCGACTCGCTGCGCGGCACCGTCGGCGTCGTCTCGCAGGAGGCCCACCTCTTCCACGACACCATCGCGGAGAACCTGCGCTACGCGCGCCCCGGCGCCACCGACGCCGAGCTCGCGGCCGCGCTGCGCGGCGCCCACATCTGGGACCTCGTCGCCGGGCTGCCCGAGGGCCTGGAGACCGTCGTCGGCGACCGCGGCTACCGCCTGTCGGGCGGCGAGCGCCAGCGCCTGGCCATCGCCCGGCTGCTGCTCAAGGCGCCCGACGTCGTCGTGCTCGACGAGGCGACCGCGCACCTCGACTCCGAGAGCGAGGCCGCCGTGCAGGCCGCCCTCGACGTCGCGCTCTCCGGACGGACGAGCCTGGTCATCGCGCACCGGCTGTCGACCGTGCGCGCGGCCGACCTCATCGTCGTCCTCGAGGACGGGCGGGTCGCCGAGTCGGGCACGCACGCCGCGCTGCTCGCGGCGGGCGGCCTCTACGCCGACCTGTACGCGACGCAGTTCGCGGACACGACGACCGTCTGA
- a CDS encoding prealbumin-like fold domain-containing protein: protein MLTVEGTEVVDITLTNTATADPSDSADPNDSGDPATTASFSIEKRLEGAAADLLEPATFEVCYTVNHGTPACLAVPRDGTPVAGPDGLSPGDVVAFSETLPTGQPVAWAPPSFTVDGAELAGAELTLPAGPVTVTLTNSLLHDLRLLKVGPTPDGGPQPLSGASFALHPDDDGAPGRDSIPVRTEDGSLFHAEGLSPGRYWLTETRAPDGYQALVGAVPLVVHDSGRIELVEPHPQVSLADPQTVASGEGPHLTVMNLPGLRLPEAGGDRLLEHAILAAGLLSCLATIPLLASDRLRDRRPRHAEPSR, encoded by the coding sequence GTGCTCACCGTCGAGGGCACCGAGGTCGTCGACATCACGCTGACGAACACGGCCACGGCCGACCCGAGCGACTCCGCCGACCCGAACGACTCGGGCGATCCGGCCACGACTGCCTCCTTCAGCATCGAGAAGAGGCTCGAGGGAGCGGCGGCCGACCTGCTGGAGCCTGCCACCTTCGAGGTCTGCTACACGGTCAACCACGGCACGCCAGCCTGCCTCGCCGTCCCGCGAGACGGGACACCCGTCGCCGGTCCCGACGGGCTCAGCCCCGGCGACGTCGTCGCGTTCTCCGAGACCCTGCCCACGGGCCAACCCGTCGCCTGGGCGCCGCCGTCGTTCACCGTGGACGGCGCCGAGCTCGCCGGCGCGGAGCTCACCCTGCCGGCCGGCCCGGTCACGGTCACGCTCACCAACTCGCTCCTGCACGACCTGCGCCTCCTCAAGGTCGGCCCCACGCCGGACGGCGGGCCCCAGCCCCTCTCGGGTGCGTCGTTCGCGCTGCACCCGGACGACGACGGCGCCCCCGGCCGTGACAGCATCCCGGTCCGCACCGAGGACGGCTCCCTGTTCCATGCGGAAGGGCTCTCGCCCGGGCGGTACTGGCTCACCGAGACGCGCGCACCGGACGGCTACCAGGCGCTCGTCGGCGCAGTGCCGTTGGTCGTGCACGACAGCGGGCGCATCGAGCTCGTCGAACCCCACCCGCAGGTCTCGCTGGCCGACCCCCAGACCGTGGCGTCCGGAGAAGGACCACACCTGACGGTCATGAACCTCCCCGGCCTCCGGCTGCCCGAGGCTGGGGGCGACCGCCTGCTGGAGCACGCGATTCTCGCAGCGGGACTGCTCTCCTGCCTCGCGACGATCCCCCTCCTTGCGAGCGATCGCCTACGCGACCGGCGCCCGCGCCATGCGGAACCATCCCGCTGA
- a CDS encoding MarR family winged helix-turn-helix transcriptional regulator has translation MEHQHDDVAWAFVDALHAASRSLRRDTLAAGTTGVSPGQLRLLRTLAHAPGPLRAVDLADALGVAPRSVTTKVDQAEEDGFVRRLADPSDRRARLVALTDAGREALDRVSLERRRGAAQRLRRLSPTEREELVRLLRVVAADD, from the coding sequence ATGGAGCACCAGCACGACGACGTCGCCTGGGCCTTCGTCGACGCACTGCACGCGGCGAGCCGCAGCCTGCGCCGCGACACCCTTGCCGCGGGGACGACCGGGGTGAGCCCCGGGCAGCTGCGGCTGCTGCGCACCCTGGCGCACGCCCCCGGTCCGCTGCGCGCCGTCGACCTCGCCGACGCGCTCGGCGTCGCGCCCCGATCCGTCACTACCAAGGTCGACCAGGCCGAGGAGGACGGGTTCGTGCGGCGTCTGGCCGATCCGAGCGACCGCCGCGCCCGCCTCGTCGCGCTCACCGACGCGGGTCGCGAGGCCCTCGACCGGGTCTCGCTCGAGCGCCGGCGCGGTGCCGCGCAGCGCCTTCGCCGGCTGTCGCCGACCGAGCGCGAGGAGCTCGTGCGGCTGCTGCGCGTCGTCGCCGCCGACGACTAA
- the rpsA gene encoding 30S ribosomal protein S1, protein MTISTTRSVPQVAVNDIGTEEDLLAAIDATIKNFNDGDIVEGTIVKVDRDEVLLDIGYKTEGVIPSRELSIKHDVDPSEVVNLGDVVEALVLQKEDKEGRLILSKKRAQYERAWGTIEKIKEEDGVVTGTVIEVVKGGLILDIGLRGFLPASLVEMRRVRDLLPYVGKEIEAKIIELDKNRNNVVLSRRAWLEQTQSEVRSTFLQTLQKGQVRPGVVSSIVNFGAFVDLGGVDGLVHVSELSWKHIDHPSEVVEVGQEVTVEVLDVDFDRERVSLSLKATQEDPWQTFARTHAIGQVVPGKVTKLVPFGAFVRVEDGIEGLVHISELAVRHVELPEQVVTVGQEVFVKVIDIDLERRRISLSLKQANEGVDPESEDFDPALYGMAAEYDENGEYKYPEGFDPETNEWLEGFETQREAWEAEYAKAHERWTAHREQVRAAYAADADAAADTGAGASSSYSSAAPAVEATGTLASDEALAALREKLTGN, encoded by the coding sequence ATGACCATCTCTACCACGAGGTCCGTCCCGCAGGTCGCCGTCAACGACATCGGCACCGAGGAAGACCTTCTTGCCGCCATCGACGCCACCATCAAGAACTTCAACGATGGTGACATCGTCGAGGGCACGATCGTCAAGGTCGACCGCGACGAGGTCCTCCTCGACATCGGCTACAAGACCGAGGGCGTGATCCCCTCGCGCGAGCTGTCCATCAAGCACGACGTCGACCCGTCCGAGGTCGTGAACCTCGGAGACGTCGTCGAAGCCCTGGTCCTCCAGAAGGAGGACAAGGAAGGCCGCCTGATCCTGTCCAAGAAGCGCGCACAGTACGAGCGCGCCTGGGGCACGATCGAGAAGATCAAGGAAGAGGACGGCGTCGTCACCGGCACCGTCATCGAGGTCGTCAAGGGCGGCCTCATCCTCGACATCGGCCTGCGCGGCTTCCTGCCCGCCTCGCTCGTGGAGATGCGTCGTGTCCGCGACCTCCTGCCGTACGTCGGCAAGGAGATCGAGGCGAAGATCATCGAGCTCGACAAGAACCGCAACAACGTCGTCCTCTCGCGCCGTGCCTGGCTCGAGCAGACGCAGTCCGAGGTGCGCTCGACCTTCCTGCAGACGCTGCAGAAGGGCCAGGTCCGCCCCGGTGTGGTCTCGTCGATCGTCAACTTCGGTGCGTTCGTGGACCTCGGCGGCGTCGACGGTCTCGTGCACGTCTCCGAGCTGTCCTGGAAGCACATCGACCACCCGTCCGAGGTCGTCGAGGTCGGCCAGGAGGTCACGGTCGAGGTGCTCGACGTCGACTTCGACCGCGAGCGCGTCTCGCTGTCGCTCAAGGCGACGCAGGAGGACCCCTGGCAGACCTTCGCCCGCACGCACGCCATCGGCCAGGTCGTGCCCGGCAAGGTCACCAAGCTCGTCCCGTTCGGTGCGTTCGTGCGCGTCGAGGACGGCATCGAGGGCCTCGTGCACATCTCGGAGCTCGCCGTGCGTCACGTCGAGCTGCCCGAGCAGGTCGTCACGGTCGGCCAGGAGGTGTTCGTCAAGGTCATCGACATCGACCTGGAGCGCCGCCGCATCTCGCTGTCGCTCAAGCAGGCCAACGAGGGCGTGGACCCGGAGTCCGAGGACTTCGACCCGGCGCTGTACGGCATGGCCGCCGAGTACGACGAGAACGGGGAGTACAAGTACCCCGAGGGCTTCGACCCGGAGACCAACGAGTGGCTCGAGGGCTTCGAGACGCAGCGCGAGGCGTGGGAGGCCGAGTACGCGAAGGCGCACGAGCGCTGGACGGCTCACCGCGAGCAGGTGCGTGCGGCCTACGCCGCCGACGCCGACGCCGCGGCCGACACGGGTGCCGGCGCGTCGTCGTCGTACTCCTCGGCCGCTCCGGCCGTCGAGGCCACGGGCACGCTCGCCTCGGACGAGGCGCTCGCCGCTCTGCGCGAGAAGCTCACCGGCAACTGA
- a CDS encoding NUDIX domain-containing protein produces the protein MPWHTRASRTVYENRWIRVREDDVEMPDGRDGIYGVVELRHPAVFVVALDSDDRVLLVDVDRYTVGRSLEVVAGGSDGEPALVAAQRELREEAGLVADEWVRAGAMNALNGVCVAPEVVFVARGLRPVGDAAEAAAARAEEGIVQVRWVPVRETFAMMAGGEITDGETIAALALAHAAGLVTTS, from the coding sequence ATGCCTTGGCACACTCGCGCGTCGCGCACCGTCTACGAGAACCGCTGGATCCGTGTCCGGGAGGACGACGTCGAGATGCCTGACGGCAGGGACGGGATCTACGGCGTCGTCGAGCTGCGCCACCCCGCGGTCTTCGTCGTGGCGCTCGACTCCGACGACCGCGTGCTGCTCGTGGACGTCGACAGGTACACGGTGGGACGTTCGCTCGAGGTCGTGGCCGGTGGCAGCGACGGTGAGCCGGCGCTCGTCGCCGCCCAGCGCGAGCTGCGCGAGGAGGCGGGGCTCGTGGCGGACGAGTGGGTGCGGGCGGGGGCGATGAACGCGCTCAACGGCGTGTGCGTGGCGCCGGAGGTCGTGTTCGTCGCGCGCGGACTGCGCCCCGTAGGCGACGCGGCCGAGGCGGCCGCGGCGAGGGCCGAGGAGGGCATCGTGCAGGTGCGCTGGGTGCCGGTCCGTGAGACGTTCGCGATGATGGCGGGCGGCGAGATCACCGACGGCGAGACGATCGCCGCCCTTGCCCTCGCGCACGCGGCGGGGCTGGTCACCACGAGCTGA
- a CDS encoding TIGR01777 family oxidoreductase produces MDVAVSGAAGLVGRALCVSLEADGHRVVPLVRPGRPGGGVAWDPVGGTIDAAGLEGIDAVVHLAGAGVASRPWTAAHRDAVLRSRVEGTALVAGALARLAHPPRVLVSGSAIGYYGSRGDAVLTEAAGAGDDFLASVCVAWEAATGAAQAAGIRTVHVRTGMVLASAGGALGPQRLLFRLGLGAKAGTGTQWMSWIHLDDEVAAIRHALVTDALSGPANLVAPHPVTQAEFARAFAASLGRRAPLTIPRAVTRLPLGVGALADALLFASQRVEPAALLRSGFRFAHPWVGEALASL; encoded by the coding sequence TTGGACGTTGCCGTGTCAGGGGCCGCCGGGCTCGTCGGGCGTGCGTTGTGCGTGTCGCTGGAGGCGGACGGGCATCGGGTGGTCCCGCTCGTGCGGCCGGGGAGGCCGGGCGGCGGTGTGGCCTGGGACCCGGTGGGCGGCACGATCGATGCTGCGGGGTTGGAGGGCATCGACGCCGTGGTCCACCTCGCGGGTGCGGGCGTCGCGTCCCGTCCGTGGACGGCGGCGCACCGTGACGCCGTGCTGCGCAGTCGCGTGGAGGGCACGGCGCTCGTGGCGGGTGCGCTGGCGCGGCTCGCGCACCCGCCGCGCGTGCTGGTCTCGGGGTCGGCGATCGGCTACTACGGCAGTCGGGGCGACGCGGTGCTGACCGAGGCAGCGGGCGCGGGCGACGACTTCCTCGCGTCGGTCTGTGTCGCCTGGGAGGCTGCGACCGGGGCCGCGCAGGCTGCCGGGATCCGCACGGTCCACGTCCGCACGGGCATGGTTCTGGCGTCTGCGGGTGGCGCGCTCGGCCCGCAGCGCCTCCTGTTCCGGCTCGGCCTGGGCGCCAAGGCCGGTACCGGCACGCAGTGGATGTCGTGGATCCACCTCGACGACGAGGTGGCGGCCATCCGCCACGCGCTCGTGACCGACGCGCTGTCGGGCCCGGCCAACCTCGTCGCCCCGCACCCGGTCACCCAGGCCGAGTTCGCTCGCGCGTTCGCCGCGTCGCTGGGGCGGCGCGCGCCGCTGACCATCCCTCGTGCGGTCACGCGCCTTCCGCTCGGCGTGGGAGCGCTGGCCGACGCGCTGCTCTTCGCGAGCCAGCGCGTCGAGCCTGCGGCGCTCCTGCGCAGCGGCTTCCGGTTCGCCCATCCGTGGGTCGGGGAGGCGCTCGCGTCGCTCTGA
- the coaE gene encoding dephospho-CoA kinase produces the protein MLRIGLTGGIAAGKSVASRRLAQLGAVVVDYDQLAREAVEPGSAGLEQVREVFGPGVIAADGTLDRAALGARVFGDDEARRALERIVHPAVRRLAAEREAAAAARDPRAVVVHDIPLLVETGQADRFAVVVVVDAPAPLRIARLVSRRGHDEEAARARVAAQATDEERVAAADVLLDGTGSEENLRAQVDALWDRVAADAAAGVEARPSS, from the coding sequence ATGCTTCGCATCGGCCTCACGGGCGGGATCGCCGCCGGCAAGTCCGTCGCGTCACGTCGCCTCGCCCAGCTCGGCGCCGTCGTCGTCGACTACGACCAGCTCGCTCGTGAGGCGGTCGAGCCCGGCTCGGCAGGCCTGGAGCAGGTTCGCGAGGTCTTCGGACCGGGCGTCATCGCCGCCGACGGGACCCTCGACCGGGCCGCACTGGGTGCGCGCGTCTTCGGCGACGACGAGGCGCGGCGCGCGCTCGAGCGCATCGTCCACCCCGCGGTGCGGCGCCTGGCCGCCGAGCGTGAGGCGGCCGCCGCCGCGCGCGACCCGCGCGCCGTCGTCGTCCACGACATCCCCCTGCTGGTCGAGACGGGGCAGGCCGACCGGTTCGCCGTGGTCGTCGTCGTCGACGCACCCGCCCCGCTGCGCATCGCGCGCCTCGTGAGCCGGCGCGGGCACGACGAGGAGGCCGCTCGCGCGCGGGTCGCGGCGCAGGCCACGGACGAGGAACGCGTCGCCGCGGCCGACGTGCTGCTCGACGGCACCGGCTCGGAGGAGAACCTGCGTGCTCAGGTCGATGCGCTGTGGGACCGCGTCGCCGCAGACGCCGCAGCCGGCGTCGAGGCGAGGCCCTCGAGCTGA
- a CDS encoding class C sortase: MSRRTFALVTLVAIGAGLLLFPTASRGFATRDQSRSLASYGQAVTALPDAEQQRLLAAAHEYNARLARGDRDGGDGTGGSYRAQLAPPGGTIMAALTIPSLRLALPVLHDTGDEVPARGAAHLHGTSLPVGGRGTHAVISAHSGLAGAELFTHLDRVEVGAVFTLDVAGRRLVYEVDSIAVVEPDDDSLLHPVPDQDLVTLVTCTPTGLSTHRLLVRGHRTFADDGPHATHHLADASAEPGVAWWSATLVVSVVGAAFVGCALDRADRARARHLAGPPTERTADVTSP; this comes from the coding sequence GTGTCCCGACGAACCTTCGCTCTCGTGACCCTGGTCGCGATCGGGGCCGGGCTGCTCCTGTTCCCCACGGCGTCGCGAGGGTTCGCCACGCGGGACCAGTCGCGGTCGCTCGCGTCCTACGGGCAGGCCGTCACCGCGCTCCCGGACGCGGAGCAGCAGCGCCTGCTGGCCGCCGCGCACGAGTACAACGCCCGTCTCGCACGGGGCGACCGGGACGGGGGCGACGGGACCGGCGGCTCGTACCGCGCACAGCTCGCGCCGCCGGGCGGCACGATCATGGCCGCCCTGACGATCCCGTCTCTGCGGCTGGCGCTGCCCGTCCTGCACGACACGGGTGACGAGGTTCCGGCGCGTGGGGCGGCGCACCTGCACGGGACGTCGCTGCCCGTCGGCGGGCGCGGCACGCACGCGGTCATCTCCGCGCACTCGGGACTCGCCGGCGCCGAGCTGTTCACCCACCTCGACCGCGTCGAGGTCGGCGCGGTCTTTACGCTCGACGTCGCAGGACGACGCCTCGTCTACGAGGTCGACTCGATCGCCGTCGTCGAGCCGGACGACGACTCTCTGCTGCATCCCGTCCCCGATCAGGACCTCGTCACGCTCGTGACCTGCACGCCGACCGGGCTCAGCACGCACCGGCTGCTCGTTCGCGGCCACCGCACGTTCGCCGACGACGGCCCGCACGCAACCCACCACCTTGCCGATGCTTCCGCGGAGCCTGGCGTCGCCTGGTGGTCCGCTACCCTCGTGGTCAGCGTCGTGGGTGCCGCGTTTGTCGGCTGCGCCCTCGACCGCGCCGACCGCGCGCGCGCCCGGCACCTGGCCGGACCACCGACCGAGAGGACCGCCGATGTCACGTCGCCGTGA
- a CDS encoding sortase domain-containing protein, translated as MSRRRDPLRIAAALALLAGLAVGGTWVWQNLGTSWVANREESAQLRAFAQENPLPHQVTELRTDFENAPSGPRDGVIGTLWIPAWAGEKGVQRDTNDGRTPIKAGVTPAVLSSGAAGWFPQSQGPGEVGNMALAGHRRTYGDNFLHIDKLVEGDSVVVETADAWFVYEVRVPGYLVAPNEGAAVLARAPQGMPDDGRYLTLVSCHSVTEGAWGNDHRIVVHAEAVGWLEHDAGLPPQLEGLASTPAAASAATRSHSAST; from the coding sequence ATGTCACGTCGCCGTGACCCGTTGCGGATCGCTGCCGCGCTTGCGCTCCTCGCGGGTCTCGCGGTCGGCGGCACGTGGGTCTGGCAGAACCTCGGGACGTCCTGGGTCGCCAACCGCGAGGAGTCTGCGCAGCTGCGAGCGTTCGCCCAGGAGAACCCGTTGCCGCACCAGGTGACCGAGCTGCGCACCGACTTCGAGAACGCGCCCTCCGGGCCGCGCGACGGTGTCATCGGCACGCTGTGGATCCCCGCCTGGGCGGGCGAGAAGGGCGTCCAGCGGGACACCAACGACGGACGCACGCCGATCAAGGCCGGGGTGACGCCGGCCGTCCTGTCGTCGGGCGCGGCCGGCTGGTTCCCGCAGAGCCAGGGCCCAGGCGAGGTCGGCAACATGGCCCTCGCCGGTCACCGCCGCACCTACGGCGACAACTTCCTCCACATCGACAAGCTCGTCGAGGGCGACAGCGTGGTCGTGGAGACCGCCGACGCCTGGTTCGTCTACGAGGTCCGCGTGCCCGGCTACCTCGTCGCGCCGAACGAGGGGGCCGCCGTCCTGGCGCGAGCCCCGCAGGGCATGCCCGACGACGGTCGCTACCTGACGCTCGTGTCCTGCCACTCGGTGACCGAAGGCGCGTGGGGCAACGACCACCGCATCGTGGTCCACGCCGAGGCGGTCGGGTGGCTGGAGCACGACGCCGGGCTGCCGCCTCAGCTCGAGGGCCTCGCCTCGACGCCGGCTGCGGCGTCTGCGGCGACGCGGTCCCACAGCGCATCGACCTGA